The genomic segment GACAGAAGGAAATCATGCAATTGGCCCCAACCCTGCGGGCATGGTCCCTGATGCGATCCACAAGGGTGTCCACATGGTCCGGCTTGGTCAGAGCCAGATGGGCACCACAGCACTGCTTTCCATAACCCCAGTCCAGGGTCTCAACCCCCAGCGCTTCCACAAAGCTGCGCAGCTCATCCTCATAGGGAAGCACATCAAAACCTGTGATCCATTCAGGCCGGGTGAGAAGACAGCCAAAATACAAGACCCCCTTAAGGCCCTTCAATGGATTGATCACAGCCTCCCTGAAAACATTCATCTGGCTGGCGCTGCCTACTTCAAGGAAAAAACGCAGGCGGACAGAACCCTGGTAGCGTTTCCCCACAGCCTCTTCCAAAAGGTCATTTTTATCGGGTTCCGCAATCAGGGTTTTTTCTGCCGTACGCAGACGGACAAAACAGCTGGGACATATCACAAAAAGATCCCTGATCCCCTGACGTTCAGCCAGAACCAGATTCCGCCCGGCAAGGAGGAGAGCATAGTTCTGATTCACACTGTGGGCAGGAGAAGCTCCGCAACAGTTCCAGTCATTGAGCTCTTCCAGCCATGACCCCACAAGGCGGGCCATCTGAAAAAGCGAATCTCCCAAATCACGGGCCGTGGACATCAGGGAACAGCCTGGATAGTAATATATTCTCGGATGCGGAGTAGCCTCCAGATCAGATTTTTTTTCATTTTTTTCCATAACAGACCTCCCTGATCTTACGGACTTCATGAAGCTTTTTTACTGTGTGGGGAAAGAGTTCCAGGCGACCATTCAGAAGCATCTTCATGCCTGAACCCATATCGCTGAAAAGACTCATGGTAGAAAGCTTGTAGCGGGCCATGAACTCCAGCTCATAGACTCGTCCTCTCTTATCCACCTGCTTCAGAAATTCCCTGTGGAAGGTCCAGATGTCCGGCTCACCTATCTTAACACCCTCTTCCAGGGCCAGCTCACGCAAAGCATCCATCATGTAAGGTATATGTATACGATTCGGACACTGGGACACACAACTGTAGCAACCGACACAGACCCAGATGGCACGGCTCTCCAGCACCTCTTTGCGCAAACCAAGCTGCATCATCCGAACAATCTGGTTGGGCAGATAATCCATGATATCAGAAACGGGACAACCACCGGAACAGGCCATACAATGGAAACAGGCTCCAAACCGCTGGCCGCTCCGCTCTTCTACTTCCCTGATGAATGAGCGGTCAACTTGCATAGTACTCACCATTTATGTGGATTCTTAACAAAAGAAGGAATCCGAATTCCGGCACAGTGAATAAAGCCTGTACCTCTGCTAAAACAGAAGTAAACACTAAAAACCTGTACCAAGTTGGCCCCTTGTCGGGCATTGCACGACAAGGGAAAAACCACACAGGCCGATGCCTGAGCTCCCCTGACACGATTCAGGGCGACCACACTAGACCAATGCCCATGCAGTGTCAACTATAATTGTATCAGACATCACCGATACACAGACAACTATATATATTCAAAAAAGTCTGTCAACTATGCCAATATCATATGACACCCTGTGCCTTTGCTTAAATCATTTTAAAAGCCCCATAAACAGAAGTCCAGCAAACCTCCAGGCACTTCACAACTCTAATTTACATTCACAACATTCGGGCACGGATATTAAATCAGACAATCTCTTCATCCAAAATATAAATTTTAAAAAAAACTGCTTCCCCATGCTTAACCAGGGATATTCAGCACCCTCCTGCGCAATAAATTTTATGCGCCCATACCTTGCCAGGCAAAGGTAAACTTAAAAATAGAGACAAAGACCGACTGATAAAACCCTGCCATACAAAATAACCAGGCTCAATACCATGCCGGCACACATTTTTTACTCCTCAAAATGCTGTCTGAAAAAGACTGGAGCATTGACCGTGAGAGTTAAAAAAACCGAAACAAAAGCAAAACATCCTCCCGGACAGGCACAAAGACCAAAAAGAGAGCTTGACGCAAGGCCCATCTTTTGAAAGAGAGAATCTGTAAAATGGCATGGTGTCTTAAAACACTAAACGACAGAATCTTTTTTCCTGTTGCACTTAACCATGAATCCAATTATATTTTTTCTCTGATTTTTAGATGCACTGCAACATAAAATAAAAAACAGAAGAGATCCATGTATAAAACAGTTCAAAACAGACACATCAATATATATTATCCAGTTCAAAAAAAGATAGCTTTCACAGGCTTTTCCGTATTCCCGGCCACAGGGATACGATAGTCATATTTTTATTTCATTATTTTTTCCCAAAACGGTTCCTGCGGGAACCCGCAAACCCG from the Desulfobotulus mexicanus genome contains:
- a CDS encoding CoB--CoM heterodisulfide reductase iron-sulfur subunit B family protein; this encodes MEKNEKKSDLEATPHPRIYYYPGCSLMSTARDLGDSLFQMARLVGSWLEELNDWNCCGASPAHSVNQNYALLLAGRNLVLAERQGIRDLFVICPSCFVRLRTAEKTLIAEPDKNDLLEEAVGKRYQGSVRLRFFLEVGSASQMNVFREAVINPLKGLKGVLYFGCLLTRPEWITGFDVLPYEDELRSFVEALGVETLDWGYGKQCCGAHLALTKPDHVDTLVDRIRDHARRVGANCMISFCPLCQVNMELRGKNSEPLPVFYVSELIGMACRLPRTEKWIRKHLVDPRELLAEHNLL
- a CDS encoding 4Fe-4S dicluster domain-containing protein; protein product: MQVDRSFIREVEERSGQRFGACFHCMACSGGCPVSDIMDYLPNQIVRMMQLGLRKEVLESRAIWVCVGCYSCVSQCPNRIHIPYMMDALRELALEEGVKIGEPDIWTFHREFLKQVDKRGRVYELEFMARYKLSTMSLFSDMGSGMKMLLNGRLELFPHTVKKLHEVRKIREVCYGKK